Proteins from a single region of Candidatus Micrarchaeum acidiphilum ARMAN-2:
- a CDS encoding acyl-CoA dehydrogenase domain protein — protein MEALFKSDIDDLKELGALSDKDVGVLEEADKAAEELAEPEYEHYLKHEFNSEAIGILAKHNLFGVPVEKKYGGTGSGALVHALVQQRLGQLGLGVSTLYDVQTFIAEPTVQRWGTEEQKSEHLKNMCSGKSIFAFGLTEPGEGSDQSLISTTYEESQGGYLLNGTKYLISNGSICNYIILFAARKAPGPKKEITAFIVDTKSKGFKVEMKLEEKIGLFTSDTSMLSFENVLVEKDAVLGGIGNGLRVAYSALLNGRIGIGSACIGVIEASLNASLKRSRERVQHGKQIGKHQLIQQHISAMRQNLEMARWPIFYAAMKKQEFDKDPNNVPALREMDMYSAMAKRIASRLAFESADRAVQVHGGFGYSLMSPVGQLFCDSRVARIYEGTDEIHDLKIASELLGDEFKAYR, from the coding sequence ATGGAAGCGCTTTTCAAGAGTGATATTGATGACCTTAAGGAGCTCGGCGCGCTATCTGACAAAGACGTTGGCGTTCTAGAAGAAGCGGACAAGGCAGCAGAAGAGCTTGCAGAGCCCGAATACGAGCACTACCTGAAGCACGAGTTCAACTCTGAAGCAATCGGGATTCTGGCCAAGCACAACCTTTTCGGGGTTCCGGTGGAAAAGAAATACGGCGGCACAGGCTCTGGGGCTTTGGTGCACGCGCTTGTGCAGCAGAGGCTGGGCCAACTTGGCCTAGGCGTATCTACGTTATACGATGTACAGACGTTCATAGCTGAGCCTACAGTCCAGCGCTGGGGCACGGAAGAGCAGAAGTCGGAGCACCTCAAAAACATGTGCTCTGGCAAATCGATCTTCGCGTTCGGCCTGACCGAGCCTGGCGAAGGCAGTGATCAGTCGCTCATATCCACAACGTATGAAGAGAGCCAAGGGGGCTATCTGCTAAACGGCACCAAATATCTCATATCTAACGGGTCCATCTGCAATTATATAATACTGTTTGCTGCAAGAAAGGCTCCAGGGCCGAAAAAGGAGATAACCGCATTTATAGTTGACACAAAAAGCAAAGGTTTTAAGGTCGAAATGAAACTGGAGGAAAAGATCGGCCTTTTCACCTCAGACACATCCATGCTCAGCTTTGAAAATGTTCTTGTGGAAAAAGACGCAGTGCTCGGCGGAATCGGCAATGGCCTGCGCGTTGCTTATTCCGCATTGCTGAACGGAAGGATAGGTATAGGCTCCGCATGTATAGGTGTAATAGAGGCCTCGCTTAATGCCTCTTTAAAGCGGTCAAGGGAAAGAGTCCAGCACGGAAAGCAGATAGGCAAACACCAGCTGATACAGCAGCACATCTCCGCAATGCGCCAGAACCTCGAAATGGCAAGATGGCCGATATTCTATGCCGCAATGAAAAAGCAGGAATTTGACAAGGACCCGAACAATGTTCCCGCGCTTCGGGAAATGGATATGTACTCCGCGATGGCGAAGCGCATCGCCTCAAGGCTCGCTTTTGAATCCGCCGACAGGGCAGTGCAGGTCCACGGCGGATTCGGCTACTCGCTCATGTCCCCTGTGGGGCAGCTCTTCTGCGACAGCAGGGTCGCAAGGATATACGAAGGCACCGACGAGATCCATGACCTCAAGATCGCGTCGGAACTGCTTGGCGACGAATTCAAGGCTTACAGATAA
- a CDS encoding acyl-CoA dehydrogenase domain protein gives MEEQFANSIKDLERLRKFSDDEMKVLEASDRAADEIAEPEYEHYLKHEFNSEAPGILAKHNLLGIPIKKEYGGLEMPPIISALEKERLGQLGLGLSSFINVQVFLCAQTIQRWGTEEQKSEYLPKAVRKEKVFAFGLTEPEAGSDPASLKTQYKKEGDRYIINGTKYLISNGTIADYILVFARSAENPGTISAILVDAKSAGLSRMELREKIGLFTSDTGMLDFENVAAPKENMIGPEGRGMPVAYSALLNARLGVAAGCVGVIEASLNASLKRSRERVQHGKQIGKHQLIQQHISAMRQNLEMARWPTYFAAIRKGEYESNPNDKALMEEVELRVSLAKRIASRLAFESADRAVQVHGGFGYSLMSPVGQLFCDSRVARIYEGTDEIQDLKIASSILGEGFEAYS, from the coding sequence ATGGAAGAGCAGTTCGCAAATTCGATAAAAGATCTTGAAAGGCTCCGCAAATTCAGCGACGATGAGATGAAGGTCCTGGAGGCTTCAGACAGGGCAGCCGACGAGATCGCAGAGCCTGAATACGAGCACTACCTGAAGCACGAGTTCAACTCGGAGGCTCCAGGCATACTTGCAAAGCACAATCTCCTCGGCATACCAATAAAAAAAGAATATGGCGGACTGGAAATGCCGCCTATTATATCCGCCTTGGAAAAAGAGCGCCTGGGCCAGCTGGGATTGGGCCTTTCAAGCTTCATAAATGTGCAGGTTTTCTTATGCGCTCAGACGATCCAGCGCTGGGGCACGGAAGAGCAGAAGTCTGAATACCTGCCAAAGGCGGTCCGTAAGGAAAAGGTGTTTGCATTCGGCCTGACCGAGCCAGAGGCAGGAAGCGATCCAGCTTCCCTAAAGACGCAGTACAAAAAGGAAGGAGACCGCTATATAATAAACGGCACCAAGTACCTGATATCAAACGGAACTATTGCTGACTACATATTGGTTTTTGCGCGGTCCGCAGAGAATCCAGGCACAATAAGCGCAATACTGGTAGATGCAAAGAGCGCAGGCCTGAGCCGCATGGAGCTCAGGGAAAAAATAGGACTCTTCACTTCGGATACAGGGATGCTTGACTTCGAAAACGTAGCCGCGCCGAAAGAGAATATGATAGGCCCTGAGGGCAGGGGCATGCCGGTTGCGTATTCCGCCCTGCTAAATGCCAGGCTCGGAGTTGCAGCAGGCTGCGTAGGTGTAATAGAGGCCTCGCTTAATGCCTCTCTAAAGCGGTCAAGGGAAAGAGTCCAGCACGGTAAGCAGATAGGCAAACACCAGCTGATACAGCAGCACATCTCCGCAATGCGCCAGAACCTCGAAATGGCAAGATGGCCGACCTATTTCGCGGCAATCAGGAAAGGAGAGTACGAAAGCAATCCGAATGACAAGGCCCTCATGGAAGAGGTAGAGCTCCGCGTTTCGCTTGCTAAGCGCATCGCCTCAAGGCTTGCTTTTGAATCTGCCGACAGGGCAGTGCAGGTCCACGGCGGATTCGGCTACTCGCTCATGTCCCCTGTGGGGCAGCTCTTCTGCGACAGCAGGGTCGCAAGGATATACGAAGGCACCGACGAGATCCAGGATCTGAAAATTGCCTCAAGTATCCTGGGAGAAGGGTTCGAGGCATATTCATAG
- a CDS encoding carbon monoxide dehydrogenase subunit G, with protein sequence MRIQSDGSVQLGAEISTVRSFVLNPEEVFSCIPDASNFAKTGDQTFTINIGVGISVVKGTIRMDGSIAEAGNDEVTYTFQGKGLGSTVKMNLSIKMSGSGNSTTIDWKSDAEFTGIISGVSESIIRKATDEKVGEIISKVKEKIEKGPESV encoded by the coding sequence ATGCGTATACAATCCGATGGGTCTGTGCAGCTTGGCGCTGAAATATCTACCGTAAGGAGCTTCGTTCTAAATCCGGAGGAAGTATTTTCGTGCATACCTGATGCAAGCAATTTTGCAAAGACAGGGGACCAAACGTTTACAATAAACATCGGAGTCGGTATAAGCGTAGTTAAGGGTACTATAAGGATGGATGGTTCAATTGCAGAGGCAGGGAACGACGAAGTGACATACACCTTTCAGGGCAAGGGTTTGGGCAGCACGGTAAAAATGAACCTCTCGATAAAGATGTCGGGCTCTGGAAATTCAACGACAATAGACTGGAAATCCGATGCCGAATTCACCGGCATAATAAGCGGGGTAAGCGAATCCATAATACGGAAGGCGACCGATGAAAAGGTCGGCGAGATAATATCAAAGGTCAAGGAGAAAATCGAAAAAGGCCCAGAGTCGGTGTAG
- a CDS encoding DEAD/DEAH box helicase domain protein: protein MNEFEDIGISKRLASGLSAIGITAPTDVQRESIPKVLSGRDIIVRAKTGTGKTYAFLLPIMEKISRGRDIEALILAPTRELAVQIFESGYKLRDNEIRAVVAYGGVSINMQMQKISRGCNILIGTPGRILDLISRGVLDLEKVKYLVLDEADIMLDMGFIDDVKDIVRHTGRGRQTMFFSATIPRELHSLANEFMRNPEFISVGEKEDSIVNTISHTYCEVGRNEKFSALLAYIDEYKPKKTIIFAETKFGAEILASALRNAGYESLLMHGGLSQNRRENTLNNFKTDATMLVTTNVTARGIDIRDISDVINYDCPDNPRVYLHRVGRSARMGADGRAFSIITHQQRNLISDIEYMAKIDVKELRLNVGKYSEVAARAFSAARPERRESRFGGRGGRTGGGYHDRDRRSAPQHGNFRRQNFRRRGFRQEGYDRS, encoded by the coding sequence TTGAACGAATTTGAAGATATAGGAATAAGCAAGCGCTTAGCCAGTGGCCTAAGCGCGATTGGAATAACTGCGCCGACAGACGTCCAGAGGGAATCAATACCAAAGGTTCTTTCAGGAAGGGACATCATAGTGCGCGCAAAGACAGGCACTGGAAAGACCTACGCGTTTCTGCTGCCGATAATGGAAAAAATCAGCAGGGGCAGGGATATAGAGGCTCTGATACTTGCGCCAACCAGGGAGCTCGCGGTCCAGATATTCGAAAGCGGCTACAAGCTCAGGGACAACGAGATCAGAGCGGTAGTTGCGTACGGCGGAGTATCGATTAACATGCAGATGCAGAAGATATCCAGAGGCTGCAACATACTTATAGGCACCCCGGGCAGGATACTAGATCTTATAAGCAGGGGCGTACTTGACCTTGAAAAGGTAAAATACCTGGTGCTGGACGAAGCCGACATAATGCTCGACATGGGATTTATAGATGACGTGAAGGATATAGTCAGGCACACAGGAAGAGGCAGACAGACGATGTTTTTCTCAGCGACGATACCGCGCGAGCTGCACAGCCTGGCTAACGAATTCATGAGGAATCCGGAGTTTATATCCGTAGGCGAAAAGGAGGACAGCATAGTAAATACCATATCCCATACCTACTGCGAAGTTGGCAGGAACGAGAAATTCAGCGCTTTGCTGGCATATATCGATGAATACAAGCCCAAAAAGACCATAATATTCGCAGAAACTAAGTTCGGCGCTGAGATTCTTGCAAGCGCCCTTAGGAACGCCGGCTATGAAAGCCTTCTGATGCACGGGGGGCTTTCGCAGAACAGAAGGGAGAACACGCTGAACAATTTTAAGACCGATGCAACGATGCTGGTTACCACCAACGTAACAGCAAGGGGAATAGACATAAGGGACATAAGCGACGTTATAAACTACGACTGCCCTGACAACCCAAGGGTTTACCTGCACAGGGTCGGAAGGTCGGCCAGGATGGGCGCCGACGGAAGGGCGTTCAGCATAATAACGCACCAGCAGAGGAACCTGATATCCGACATAGAGTATATGGCAAAGATTGATGTTAAGGAGTTAAGGCTCAATGTGGGCAAATACTCCGAAGTCGCTGCCCGGGCCTTTTCTGCAGCAAGGCCGGAAAGGAGGGAATCGAGGTTCGGCGGGCGCGGAGGGCGTACAGGCGGAGGCTATCACGACAGGGATAGAAGATCGGCCCCGCAGCACGGGAATTTCAGGAGGCAAAATTTCAGGAGAAGGGGTTTCAGGCAGGAAGGATACGACCGCTCCTGA
- a CDS encoding major facilitator superfamily MFS_1, with product MDQKAGIKGAARQESVKTAESEELKFGKHYKWIALSNTTLGALMSSINGSILIISLPAIFRGLNINPLMPTSIVYLLWLLLGYNVVTGVILLTIGRLSDMYGRVRLYNLGFLIFTIGSIGLYISSLYIGGTSGALSLILLRLLQGLGGAFLFANSTAILTDAFPSKERGKAMGFNQIAAVGGGILGLIIGGLLSTVDWHLVFLLSVPIGIIGTIWAYLALHETGKLDPSKKLDLSGNIIFAASLTLILIALTYAILPYGSSPLGWSNPLILSLLGIGILLLAIFVFIELKSRFPMFNMALFKIRAFTFGNISLFLAGISRGGLQFMLIIWLQGIWLPLHGVPFSQTPFDAALDMIPFIVGFMFFGPLSGYLSDRYGARLLSTIGMLVNVAGFLVLATLPAEFNFVAFAAIIFFLGVGQGLFAAPNTTAIMNSLPAERRGSGSGMRATFMNVSFMFSLAIFFTLLISGFAISLPHSLYSGLVSANVPASTANSIASLPPTAAIFSAFLGYNPLKTLIPASVLSSLPSSTVSAITSKSFFPKIISSAFMSGMRLVFYLGALLSLVAAIASALRGPKYIHE from the coding sequence ATGGATCAAAAAGCAGGTATAAAAGGCGCTGCACGGCAGGAGTCAGTCAAAACTGCCGAATCTGAAGAGCTTAAATTCGGCAAGCACTACAAGTGGATAGCGCTTTCAAACACCACCCTGGGAGCGCTAATGTCATCGATAAACGGCTCTATACTGATAATATCGCTGCCAGCAATATTCAGGGGCCTCAACATAAATCCACTTATGCCTACATCTATAGTGTACCTACTCTGGCTGCTTCTGGGATACAACGTAGTGACCGGAGTCATACTGCTTACAATAGGGCGCCTGTCAGACATGTACGGTCGCGTAAGGCTCTACAATCTGGGCTTCCTGATCTTTACCATAGGATCTATAGGGCTATACATATCATCGCTCTACATCGGCGGCACGTCCGGAGCGCTTTCGCTCATACTGCTGAGGCTGTTGCAGGGCCTGGGAGGTGCATTCCTTTTCGCAAACAGCACCGCAATACTGACGGACGCGTTTCCCTCAAAGGAACGCGGCAAGGCCATGGGCTTCAACCAGATAGCAGCAGTAGGTGGCGGAATACTCGGCCTTATCATTGGCGGCCTGCTTTCAACTGTAGACTGGCACCTAGTCTTCCTGCTGAGCGTGCCTATAGGGATAATAGGCACCATATGGGCATATCTCGCGCTTCACGAGACCGGCAAGCTCGACCCTAGCAAGAAGCTTGATCTGTCAGGCAACATAATATTCGCAGCATCTCTGACCCTAATACTTATAGCCCTAACGTACGCCATACTGCCGTACGGATCCAGCCCACTGGGATGGTCAAATCCGTTGATACTGTCGCTACTCGGAATCGGGATTCTTTTGCTTGCAATTTTTGTATTCATAGAATTGAAGTCAAGGTTCCCAATGTTCAACATGGCGCTTTTCAAGATAAGGGCGTTCACCTTCGGCAACATAAGCCTTTTCCTTGCAGGAATATCAAGGGGCGGCCTTCAGTTCATGCTGATAATATGGTTGCAGGGCATATGGCTGCCGCTGCACGGAGTGCCGTTCTCGCAAACGCCATTCGACGCAGCACTTGACATGATACCATTTATAGTCGGATTCATGTTTTTCGGGCCGCTGTCTGGATACCTATCAGATCGCTACGGCGCAAGGCTTCTTTCCACCATAGGCATGCTCGTAAATGTAGCCGGCTTCCTAGTCCTTGCAACGCTCCCTGCCGAGTTCAATTTTGTTGCGTTCGCAGCTATTATATTTTTCCTCGGGGTGGGGCAGGGGCTGTTCGCAGCGCCGAACACAACCGCGATAATGAACTCGCTCCCCGCAGAAAGGCGCGGCTCAGGCTCTGGCATGAGGGCAACCTTCATGAACGTGTCGTTCATGTTCAGCCTTGCAATATTCTTCACCCTGCTGATAAGCGGATTCGCGATAAGCCTTCCGCATTCGCTTTACAGTGGCCTCGTATCTGCAAATGTACCGGCAAGCACCGCAAACTCGATAGCTTCGCTGCCGCCCACGGCCGCCATATTCTCGGCTTTCCTGGGTTACAATCCCCTGAAGACGCTTATACCCGCAAGCGTTCTGTCATCGCTGCCTTCGTCTACAGTTTCTGCAATAACTTCAAAAAGCTTCTTCCCTAAGATAATAAGCTCGGCGTTCATGTCGGGAATGCGGCTGGTGTTCTATCTGGGAGCGCTGCTTTCGCTGGTAGCTGCAATAGCATCCGCGCTCAGGGGCCCGAAGTATATACACGAATGA
- a CDS encoding Carboxymethylenebutenolidase, protein MRGKMTNGEMIKYASRAGEVAAYISKPEKTSKPAPGVILIHEIFGLSDHIKDVADRLARAGYVTIAPDLFSIPEIAGVLTSENLSEAMKFMHTLPMEKMRDTDYVAQALEKYETGNKQGLLAAMQMAFMGGMPKPKLVEEMKGAAAYLRSLDGVNADKIGSMGFCFGGGMSILLACNEKIDACIIFYGENPDPISLVENVKGPIMGIYGGKDIRISSNVDKLLSAAVQYNKAFEMKLYPEAAHAFFNDTNERTYNKAAAEDAWERVLSFFSKNLSSGQ, encoded by the coding sequence ATGCGTGGTAAAATGACAAATGGGGAGATGATAAAATATGCCAGCCGCGCCGGGGAGGTAGCCGCATACATTTCAAAACCTGAAAAGACTTCAAAACCAGCACCGGGTGTTATTCTTATACACGAGATATTCGGGCTCTCTGATCACATAAAGGACGTGGCGGATAGGCTGGCTCGTGCAGGCTATGTCACTATAGCACCAGACTTATTCTCTATACCTGAAATAGCCGGTGTTCTTACCTCGGAAAATCTCTCAGAAGCCATGAAATTCATGCACACGCTCCCAATGGAAAAGATGCGCGACACAGATTACGTCGCCCAAGCGCTTGAAAAATATGAGACTGGTAACAAGCAAGGTTTACTGGCCGCAATGCAAATGGCATTTATGGGCGGAATGCCAAAGCCTAAGCTGGTAGAAGAAATGAAGGGCGCCGCAGCATATCTGCGCTCATTAGATGGCGTAAACGCAGACAAAATAGGGAGCATGGGCTTCTGCTTCGGCGGCGGCATGTCCATACTTCTTGCATGCAACGAAAAGATAGATGCATGCATAATATTTTACGGAGAAAATCCGGATCCGATATCGCTGGTTGAAAACGTTAAGGGTCCGATAATGGGCATATATGGAGGCAAAGATATAAGGATAAGCTCAAACGTCGACAAACTGCTTTCAGCTGCAGTGCAGTACAACAAAGCCTTTGAAATGAAGCTTTATCCTGAGGCAGCGCACGCATTTTTCAATGACACAAATGAAAGGACGTACAACAAGGCTGCTGCGGAAGATGCATGGGAAAGAGTGCTCAGCTTTTTCTCAAAGAACCTATCATCAGGCCAATAA